The following coding sequences are from one Salvia hispanica cultivar TCC Black 2014 chromosome 3, UniMelb_Shisp_WGS_1.0, whole genome shotgun sequence window:
- the LOC125216606 gene encoding protein SODIUM POTASSIUM ROOT DEFECTIVE 1-like, whose amino-acid sequence MRKLRCSRAVMCMFPVAATASCLSCIGNSKKTNFGDDDEFHDIKPLIPLKLKDLIAPTPTPTLAFHLKPKMVVMKVSIHCNGCARKVEKHISKLEGVSSYKIDLETKMVVVRGDIVPSEVLESVSKVKYAELWES is encoded by the exons ATGAGGAAGCTGAGATGCAGCAGAGCTGTTATGTGCATGTTTCCTGTCGCCGCAACCGCTTCTTGTCTCTCTTGTATTGGCAATTCGAAGAAGACCAATTTTGGCGATGATGATGAATTCCATGATATTAAGCCTCTCATCCCTCTCAAGCTCAAGGATCTCATTGCTCCAACCCCAACTCCAACTCTTGCCTTCCACTTAAAGCCTAAG ATGGTGGTGATGAAAGTTTCAATTCACTGTAATGGCTGTGCAAGGAAAGTGGAGAAGCACATATCTAAGTTGGAAG GAGTGAGTTCATACAAAATAGACTTGGAAACGAAGATGGTGGTTGTAAGAGGTGACATTGTGCCTTCCGAAGTCTTGGAGAGTGTCTCTAAAGTCAAATATGCTGAGCTTTGGGAGTCTTGA